Proteins encoded within one genomic window of Microbacterium sp. zg-B185:
- a CDS encoding GIY-YIG nuclease family protein: protein MTSPSTPEWNVVLAQPRQPASTIQRGDVPDGPGVYAWFRDGDCVYLGKASNLRSRLGTHLGTSLDLSRSTLRSWVAVRELNLTREHTRRRPTVMTDEQVAIVTEWIRSCDLSWVTSASSEEAASLEAKLLAAWRPPLNVA from the coding sequence ATGACGAGCCCTTCTACCCCGGAGTGGAACGTCGTACTCGCTCAGCCAAGGCAACCGGCAAGCACCATACAGCGCGGCGATGTTCCTGACGGCCCCGGGGTGTACGCATGGTTCCGCGACGGCGACTGCGTCTATCTAGGGAAGGCTTCGAACCTCAGGTCGCGCCTCGGGACGCATCTTGGGACGTCCCTGGACCTCAGTCGAAGCACACTCCGCTCCTGGGTAGCGGTGCGAGAGCTGAATCTCACCCGGGAACACACGCGACGTCGTCCGACAGTCATGACGGACGAGCAAGTCGCCATCGTCACGGAATGGATCCGAAGCTGCGACCTATCGTGGGTCACCAGCGCATCAAGCGAGGAAGCAGCCTCACTCGAAGCCAAGCTGCTCGCCGCCTGGCGTCCGCCGCTCAACGTGGCGTGA
- a CDS encoding DUF6596 domain-containing protein → MSDVQEALTRAHREEWARVVATLAKRFGNLDTAEEAAAEAFATAAERWPRVGIPPNPGAWLTTTATRKAIDRIRRESSRDARHREAELLYGTKTEPLGAIDDDRLRLVFICCHPALALGARVALTLRMVGGLTVTEIASAFLVQDTAIGARITRAKAKIAAAGIPYRVPAADDLPRRVSGVLAVLLLIFNEGYLATGPDTAPVRGELTAEAIRLTRLLHQLLPDDAEVTGVLGLMLLTDSRRSARVSSQGALVPLAEQDRRLWDAALISEGHALVRERLASGIPPGRYQLLAAINAVHTDGDATEWTQVVALYDQLIRLDASPIVRLNRAIAVSERDGAEAGLALVDELGSDLVDYHAYHAARAKLLRRLGRDAASREAYDAAIKLATNTAEVAYLRAQREQRD, encoded by the coding sequence TTGAGTGACGTCCAGGAGGCCCTGACCCGCGCCCACCGGGAGGAATGGGCGCGGGTCGTGGCGACGCTCGCGAAGCGATTCGGGAATCTCGATACCGCGGAGGAGGCGGCCGCGGAGGCCTTCGCGACCGCCGCGGAGCGTTGGCCGCGGGTCGGCATCCCGCCCAACCCCGGCGCGTGGCTTACTACGACCGCAACCCGCAAAGCCATCGACCGGATACGTCGCGAGAGCAGCCGCGACGCCCGGCACCGGGAGGCTGAGCTCTTGTACGGCACTAAGACCGAGCCCCTCGGCGCGATCGATGACGACCGACTGCGGCTGGTCTTCATCTGCTGCCACCCGGCGCTTGCGCTGGGGGCGCGTGTCGCATTGACGCTCCGGATGGTCGGCGGGCTGACCGTCACCGAGATCGCGAGCGCCTTCCTCGTGCAAGACACCGCGATTGGTGCCCGTATCACGCGCGCCAAGGCGAAGATCGCTGCTGCCGGCATCCCGTATCGCGTGCCCGCTGCTGACGACTTACCGCGCCGCGTCTCGGGAGTTCTGGCGGTGCTCCTACTGATCTTCAACGAGGGGTATCTCGCGACTGGACCTGACACGGCACCGGTTCGCGGGGAATTGACCGCAGAGGCGATCCGACTGACGCGGTTACTGCACCAGTTGCTGCCCGACGACGCCGAGGTGACCGGGGTGCTGGGCCTCATGCTGCTCACAGACTCGCGCCGGTCGGCGCGGGTGTCATCGCAAGGCGCCCTAGTCCCCCTGGCCGAGCAGGATCGCCGGCTGTGGGATGCGGCACTGATCTCCGAGGGCCACGCCCTCGTCCGCGAACGGCTTGCCTCCGGCATCCCGCCGGGCCGGTACCAGCTGCTGGCGGCGATCAACGCCGTGCACACTGACGGCGATGCGACTGAGTGGACGCAGGTCGTCGCGCTCTACGACCAGCTGATACGACTCGACGCCTCGCCGATTGTGCGGCTCAATCGCGCCATCGCGGTGAGCGAGCGCGACGGCGCGGAGGCAGGGCTTGCGCTCGTCGACGAGCTCGGGTCCGACCTGGTGGACTACCACGCGTACCACGCCGCTCGCGCCAAGCTGCTTCGGCGGCTAGGTCGTGATGCGGCATCCCGCGAGGCGTACGACGCCGCGATCAAGCTCGCTACCAACACGGCCGAGGTCGCGTACCTCAGGGCGCAGCGAGAACAGCGAGACTGA
- a CDS encoding YciI family protein: MHYLVNVIDYRSESGTAEEQVAIDVFNKKLIAGGYWVFAAGLADPTTSTVIDGRGDEPIFTDGPYVEAKEWAAGFWIIEAPDLDVALALMAEGSRACDRRLEVRPLLAPPA; encoded by the coding sequence ATGCATTATCTGGTCAACGTCATCGACTACCGCAGCGAATCGGGGACCGCTGAGGAGCAGGTCGCGATCGATGTCTTCAACAAAAAGCTGATCGCGGGTGGCTACTGGGTCTTCGCGGCCGGGCTCGCCGACCCGACCACCTCGACCGTGATTGACGGCCGCGGCGACGAGCCGATCTTCACCGATGGCCCGTATGTTGAGGCCAAGGAGTGGGCCGCCGGCTTCTGGATCATCGAAGCCCCCGACCTCGACGTCGCGCTTGCGCTGATGGCCGAGGGCTCGAGGGCCTGCGATCGCCGCCTCGAGGTGCGTCCCTTGCTGGCGCCGCCTGCTTGA
- a CDS encoding dihydrofolate reductase family protein: MKLTISLQVTLDGVAQANGGNNEDLDPGFTRGGWALPLGDDESVQYILDTWRRPDRFLMGRKTFDMFATFWGARSDDGGFGEAISSKPKYVVSNTLINPAWEQSTVISGDVVAEIREIKAQHVGELLLVGSVRLARWLLDNELVDELNLVQFPVIVGEGERLFPQDGLDIRLELLDSQVFGTGVIGLTYRVAGRPEYA; this comes from the coding sequence ATGAAACTCACCATCAGCCTGCAGGTTACGCTCGACGGCGTCGCACAAGCGAACGGGGGCAACAACGAGGACTTGGATCCCGGCTTCACCCGCGGGGGCTGGGCGCTTCCGCTCGGCGACGACGAGAGTGTGCAGTACATTCTCGACACGTGGCGACGTCCTGACAGGTTCCTGATGGGCCGCAAGACGTTCGACATGTTCGCGACCTTTTGGGGTGCGCGCAGCGACGACGGCGGATTCGGCGAGGCGATCAGTTCGAAGCCGAAGTACGTGGTGTCGAACACGCTGATCAACCCGGCCTGGGAGCAGTCAACCGTCATCTCGGGCGATGTCGTCGCCGAGATCCGTGAGATCAAGGCGCAGCACGTCGGGGAACTGTTGCTAGTCGGCAGCGTTCGGCTCGCGCGCTGGTTGCTTGACAATGAGCTGGTGGATGAGCTCAACCTCGTCCAGTTCCCGGTGATCGTCGGCGAGGGCGAGCGCCTGTTCCCGCAGGACGGTCTCGACATCAGGCTCGAGCTGCTCGACTCGCAGGTGTTCGGCACCGGAGTAATCGGCCTCACCTACCGCGTCGCTGGTCGTCCCGAGTACGCCTGA
- a CDS encoding glyoxalase has protein sequence MTVPVSGRQQRSVWPTIVSDHAYAIRDWMTALGFIEDLLIPGEDPDKIHHCQLDWPEGGRVLLSSTGERPTPCRPGTSSLHVVTATPDAVMARARIIGANVVNELVNQTDYPSREFTISDPDGNHWTFATFAG, from the coding sequence ATGACTGTTCCCGTTAGCGGTCGCCAGCAGCGCAGCGTCTGGCCGACTATCGTCAGCGATCACGCGTACGCGATTCGCGATTGGATGACCGCGCTCGGGTTCATCGAAGATCTGCTGATCCCGGGTGAGGACCCAGACAAAATCCACCACTGTCAGCTGGACTGGCCCGAAGGGGGTCGAGTGCTGCTCTCAAGCACTGGTGAGCGCCCGACGCCGTGCAGGCCAGGCACGAGTTCACTGCATGTTGTGACTGCGACCCCGGACGCAGTCATGGCCCGCGCGCGCATCATCGGAGCGAACGTCGTGAACGAACTGGTCAACCAGACGGATTATCCGTCGCGTGAGTTCACGATCTCTGACCCCGACGGCAACCACTGGACATTCGCCACATTCGCGGGATAG